In Paralichthys olivaceus isolate ysfri-2021 chromosome 13, ASM2471397v2, whole genome shotgun sequence, the following are encoded in one genomic region:
- the LOC109632055 gene encoding skin secretory protein xP2-like isoform X2 yields the protein MGCSSSSAQTVDQEKRPGTKPEESNGDTAGVRNGIIAEDAQTIEDQMQLPVQTALPDDLQPGTDDEAEAVLVALEAQEDLGSGEDLLAAAPQPEPAPEEPAPEAPTAAPAEVSTEAEAAVVAAEAISPGEEAVPAVAEVNEETPTVGSVVLVQTVAPFVEGVAVVLSEASPEPFTPDVQPVVSEPAEALVVVEEAATEVAEAPAEVSAPVEASASTGDSAPPDNAAAETALTTPAKSLEPAPTEAAAPGETVEPAEASVPTEAAAPGEAVEPTEAAAPAPTEAVAPGEAVEPTEDAAPAPTEVVAPGEAVQPAEAAAPAQTEAAAPAPTEDAAPGSAVEPTEVAAPAPTEASAPAPTEAAAPAEVLEPAEAASPAPTEASAPAPAEAASPAPTEAAAPGESSAPVEPVIDTEIAVATIPEMPPLSPVTDVANTETAAEEATDPPAALAEAPALAPQAESSTAEPVHTAEAAVPPPAVSKLPTEVAPEALPATVTSESKVDNAAQDPVIEAPSAPAPVADPAPESSSSRATQDTESKKTKEG from the exons ATGGGGTGCTCCTCATCCAGTGCACAGACTGTGGATCAAGAGAAAAGGCCAGGTACAAAGCCAGAGGAGAGCAATGGAGACACAGCAG GGGTCAGAAATGGTATCATCGCAGAAGATGCACAAACCATCGAGGACCAGATGCAGCTGCCTGTGCAGACTGCCTTACCAGATGATCTCCAGCCAGGAACTGATGATGAGGCAGAGGCCGTGTTAGTAGCCCTTGAGGCCCAGGAGGATCTTGGCTCTGGAGAGGACCTTCTGGCTGCTGCACCACAGCCAGAACCTGCTCCTGAAGAGCCAGCTCCAGAGGCTCCAACTGCTGCTCCAGCAGAAGTCTCTACTGAAGCCGAGGCTGCTGTTGTGGCAGCGGAGGCAATATCCCCAGGGGAGGAAGCTGTACCTGCAGTGGCTGAGGTCAATGAGGAGACCCCCACTGTTGGTTCTGTTGTATTGGTGCAGACAGTGGCCCCTTTTGTTGAGGGGGTTGCTGTTGTACTCTCTGAGGCCTCCCCTGAACCCTTTACCCCTGATGTTCAACCTGTTGTATCTGAGCCAGCAGAGGCCCTAGTGGTGGTGGAAGAGGCAGCAACTGAGGTCGCTGAGGCCCCTGCAGAAGTGTCTGCTCCTGTGGAGGCCTCTGCCTCCACAGGAGACTCTGCTCCACCTGacaatgcagcagcagaaactgctTTAACAACACCAGCTAAATCCTTAGAACCAGCACCAACTGAGGCTGCAGCACCAGGTGAAACTGTAGAACCAGCTGAGGCTTCAGTACCTACTGAAGCTGCAGCACCAGGTGAAGCTGTAGAACCAACTGAGGCTGCAGCACCAGCACCAACTGAGGCTGTGGCACCAGGTGAAGCTGTCGAACCAACTGAGGATGCAGCACCAGCACCAACTGAGGTTGTAGCACCAGGTGAAGCTGTCCAACCAGCTGAGGCTGCAGCACCAGCACAAACTGAGGCTGCAGCACCAGCACCAACTGAGGATGCAGCACCAGGTTCAGCTGTCGAACCAACTGAGGTTGCAGCACCAGCACCAACTGAGGCTTCAGCACCAGCACCCACTGAGGCTGCAGCACCAGCAGAAGTGTTAGAACCAGCTGAGGCTGCATCACCAGCACCAACTGAGGCTTCAGCACCAGCACCAGCTGAGGCTGCATCACCAGCACCAACTGAGGCTGCAGCACCAG GTGAATCCTCAGCTCCTGTAGAGCCTGTAATAGATACTGAGATTGCTGTGGCCACTATTCCAGAGATGCCTCCATTATCCCCTGTCACAGATGTAGCAAACACTGAGACTGCTGCTGAAGAAGCCACAGACCCTCCTGCAGCCCTGGCTGAGGCCCCTGCTTTGGCTCCACAAGCTGAATCTTCTACTGCTGAACCTGTCCacacagcagaggcagcagtgcCCCCACCAGCCGTTTCAAAGCTGCCCACAGAAGTAGCGCCTGAAGCTTTACCAGCGACTGTAACCTCTGAGTCCAAGGTGGACAACGCGGCACAGGATCCTGTGATTGAAGCCCCCTCAGCACCAGCCCCTGTTGCTGACCCAGCACCAGAATCTTCATCCTCAA GAGCCACTCAAGATACAGAGAGCAAGAAAACCAAAGAAGGTTGA
- the LOC109632055 gene encoding skin secretory protein xP2-like isoform X4, with amino-acid sequence MGCSSSSAQTVDQEKRPGTKPEESNGDTAGVRNGIIAEDAQTIEDQMQLPVQTALPDDLQPGTDDEAEAVLVALEAQEDLGSGEDLLAAAPQPEPAPEEPAPEAPTAAPAEVSTEAEAAVVAAEAISPGEEAVPAVAEVNEETPTVGSVVLVQTVAPFVEGVAVVLSEASPEPFTPDVQPVVSEPAEALVVVEEAATEVAEAPAEVSAPVEASASTGDSAPPDNAAAETALTTPAKSLEPAPTEAAAPGETVEPAEASVPTEAAAPGEAVEPTEAAAPAPTEAVAPGEAVEPTEDAAPAPTEVVAPGEAVQPAEAAAPAQTEAAAPAPTEDAAPGSAVEPTEVAAPAPTEASAPAPTEAAAPAEVLEPAEAASPAPTEASAPAPAEAASPAPTEAAAPGEALEATEAAAPDVANTETAAEEATDPPAALAEAPALAPQAESSTAEPVHTAEAAVPPPAVSKLPTEVAPEALPATVTSESKVDNAAQDPVIEAPSAPAPVADPAPESSSSRATQDTESKKTKEG; translated from the exons ATGGGGTGCTCCTCATCCAGTGCACAGACTGTGGATCAAGAGAAAAGGCCAGGTACAAAGCCAGAGGAGAGCAATGGAGACACAGCAG GGGTCAGAAATGGTATCATCGCAGAAGATGCACAAACCATCGAGGACCAGATGCAGCTGCCTGTGCAGACTGCCTTACCAGATGATCTCCAGCCAGGAACTGATGATGAGGCAGAGGCCGTGTTAGTAGCCCTTGAGGCCCAGGAGGATCTTGGCTCTGGAGAGGACCTTCTGGCTGCTGCACCACAGCCAGAACCTGCTCCTGAAGAGCCAGCTCCAGAGGCTCCAACTGCTGCTCCAGCAGAAGTCTCTACTGAAGCCGAGGCTGCTGTTGTGGCAGCGGAGGCAATATCCCCAGGGGAGGAAGCTGTACCTGCAGTGGCTGAGGTCAATGAGGAGACCCCCACTGTTGGTTCTGTTGTATTGGTGCAGACAGTGGCCCCTTTTGTTGAGGGGGTTGCTGTTGTACTCTCTGAGGCCTCCCCTGAACCCTTTACCCCTGATGTTCAACCTGTTGTATCTGAGCCAGCAGAGGCCCTAGTGGTGGTGGAAGAGGCAGCAACTGAGGTCGCTGAGGCCCCTGCAGAAGTGTCTGCTCCTGTGGAGGCCTCTGCCTCCACAGGAGACTCTGCTCCACCTGacaatgcagcagcagaaactgctTTAACAACACCAGCTAAATCCTTAGAACCAGCACCAACTGAGGCTGCAGCACCAGGTGAAACTGTAGAACCAGCTGAGGCTTCAGTACCTACTGAAGCTGCAGCACCAGGTGAAGCTGTAGAACCAACTGAGGCTGCAGCACCAGCACCAACTGAGGCTGTGGCACCAGGTGAAGCTGTCGAACCAACTGAGGATGCAGCACCAGCACCAACTGAGGTTGTAGCACCAGGTGAAGCTGTCCAACCAGCTGAGGCTGCAGCACCAGCACAAACTGAGGCTGCAGCACCAGCACCAACTGAGGATGCAGCACCAGGTTCAGCTGTCGAACCAACTGAGGTTGCAGCACCAGCACCAACTGAGGCTTCAGCACCAGCACCCACTGAGGCTGCAGCACCAGCAGAAGTGTTAGAACCAGCTGAGGCTGCATCACCAGCACCAACTGAGGCTTCAGCACCAGCACCAGCTGAGGCTGCATCACCAGCACCAACTGAGGCTGCAGCACCAGGTGAAGCTTTAGAAGCAACTGAGGCTGCAGCACCAG ATGTAGCAAACACTGAGACTGCTGCTGAAGAAGCCACAGACCCTCCTGCAGCCCTGGCTGAGGCCCCTGCTTTGGCTCCACAAGCTGAATCTTCTACTGCTGAACCTGTCCacacagcagaggcagcagtgcCCCCACCAGCCGTTTCAAAGCTGCCCACAGAAGTAGCGCCTGAAGCTTTACCAGCGACTGTAACCTCTGAGTCCAAGGTGGACAACGCGGCACAGGATCCTGTGATTGAAGCCCCCTCAGCACCAGCCCCTGTTGCTGACCCAGCACCAGAATCTTCATCCTCAA GAGCCACTCAAGATACAGAGAGCAAGAAAACCAAAGAAGGTTGA
- the LOC109632055 gene encoding skin secretory protein xP2-like isoform X5, translating to MGCSSSSAQTVDQEKRPGTKPEESNGDTAGVRNGIIAEDAQTIEDQMQLPVQTALPDDLQPGTDDEAEAVLVALEAQEDLGSGEDLLAAAPQPEPAPEEPAPEAPTAAPAEVSTEAEAAVVAAEAISPGEEAVPAVAEVNEETPTVGSVVLVQTVAPFVEGVAVVLSEASPEPFTPDVQPVVSEPAEALVVVEEAATEVAEAPAEVSAPVEASASTGDSAPPDNAAAETALTTPAKSLEPAPTEAAAPGETVEPAEASVPTEAAAPGEAVEPTEAAAPAPTEAVAPGEAVEPTEDAAPAPTEVVAPGEAVQPAEAAAPAQTEAAAPAPTEDAAPGSAVEPTEVAAPAPTEASAPAPTEAAAPAEVLEPAEAASPAPTEASAPAPAEAASPAPTEAAAPDVANTETAAEEATDPPAALAEAPALAPQAESSTAEPVHTAEAAVPPPAVSKLPTEVAPEALPATVTSESKVDNAAQDPVIEAPSAPAPVADPAPESSSSRATQDTESKKTKEG from the exons ATGGGGTGCTCCTCATCCAGTGCACAGACTGTGGATCAAGAGAAAAGGCCAGGTACAAAGCCAGAGGAGAGCAATGGAGACACAGCAG GGGTCAGAAATGGTATCATCGCAGAAGATGCACAAACCATCGAGGACCAGATGCAGCTGCCTGTGCAGACTGCCTTACCAGATGATCTCCAGCCAGGAACTGATGATGAGGCAGAGGCCGTGTTAGTAGCCCTTGAGGCCCAGGAGGATCTTGGCTCTGGAGAGGACCTTCTGGCTGCTGCACCACAGCCAGAACCTGCTCCTGAAGAGCCAGCTCCAGAGGCTCCAACTGCTGCTCCAGCAGAAGTCTCTACTGAAGCCGAGGCTGCTGTTGTGGCAGCGGAGGCAATATCCCCAGGGGAGGAAGCTGTACCTGCAGTGGCTGAGGTCAATGAGGAGACCCCCACTGTTGGTTCTGTTGTATTGGTGCAGACAGTGGCCCCTTTTGTTGAGGGGGTTGCTGTTGTACTCTCTGAGGCCTCCCCTGAACCCTTTACCCCTGATGTTCAACCTGTTGTATCTGAGCCAGCAGAGGCCCTAGTGGTGGTGGAAGAGGCAGCAACTGAGGTCGCTGAGGCCCCTGCAGAAGTGTCTGCTCCTGTGGAGGCCTCTGCCTCCACAGGAGACTCTGCTCCACCTGacaatgcagcagcagaaactgctTTAACAACACCAGCTAAATCCTTAGAACCAGCACCAACTGAGGCTGCAGCACCAGGTGAAACTGTAGAACCAGCTGAGGCTTCAGTACCTACTGAAGCTGCAGCACCAGGTGAAGCTGTAGAACCAACTGAGGCTGCAGCACCAGCACCAACTGAGGCTGTGGCACCAGGTGAAGCTGTCGAACCAACTGAGGATGCAGCACCAGCACCAACTGAGGTTGTAGCACCAGGTGAAGCTGTCCAACCAGCTGAGGCTGCAGCACCAGCACAAACTGAGGCTGCAGCACCAGCACCAACTGAGGATGCAGCACCAGGTTCAGCTGTCGAACCAACTGAGGTTGCAGCACCAGCACCAACTGAGGCTTCAGCACCAGCACCCACTGAGGCTGCAGCACCAGCAGAAGTGTTAGAACCAGCTGAGGCTGCATCACCAGCACCAACTGAGGCTTCAGCACCAGCACCAGCTGAGGCTGCATCACCAGCACCAACTGAGGCTGCAGCACCAG ATGTAGCAAACACTGAGACTGCTGCTGAAGAAGCCACAGACCCTCCTGCAGCCCTGGCTGAGGCCCCTGCTTTGGCTCCACAAGCTGAATCTTCTACTGCTGAACCTGTCCacacagcagaggcagcagtgcCCCCACCAGCCGTTTCAAAGCTGCCCACAGAAGTAGCGCCTGAAGCTTTACCAGCGACTGTAACCTCTGAGTCCAAGGTGGACAACGCGGCACAGGATCCTGTGATTGAAGCCCCCTCAGCACCAGCCCCTGTTGCTGACCCAGCACCAGAATCTTCATCCTCAA GAGCCACTCAAGATACAGAGAGCAAGAAAACCAAAGAAGGTTGA
- the LOC109632055 gene encoding skin secretory protein xP2-like isoform X3, whose amino-acid sequence MGCSSSSAQTVDQEKRPGTKPEESNGDTAGVRNGIIAEDAQTIEDQMQLPVQTALPDDLQPGTDDEAEAVLVALEAQEDLGSGEDLLAAAPQPEPAPEEPAPEAPTAAPAEVSTEAEAAVVAAEAISPGEEAVPAVAEVNEETPTVGSVVLVQTVAPFVEGVAVVLSEASPEPFTPDVQPVVSEPAEALVVVEEAATEVAEAPAEVSAPVEASASTGDSAPPDNAAAETALTTPAKSLEPAPTEAAAPGETVEPAEASVPTEAAAPGEAVEPTEAAAPAPTEAVAPGEAVEPTEDAAPAPTEVVAPGEAVQPAEAAAPAQTEAAAPAPTEDAAPGSAVEPTEVAAPAPTEASAPAPTEASAPAPAEAASPAPTEAAAPGEALEATEAAAPGESSAPVEPVIDTEIAVATIPEMPPLSPVTDVANTETAAEEATDPPAALAEAPALAPQAESSTAEPVHTAEAAVPPPAVSKLPTEVAPEALPATVTSESKVDNAAQDPVIEAPSAPAPVADPAPESSSSRATQDTESKKTKEG is encoded by the exons ATGGGGTGCTCCTCATCCAGTGCACAGACTGTGGATCAAGAGAAAAGGCCAGGTACAAAGCCAGAGGAGAGCAATGGAGACACAGCAG GGGTCAGAAATGGTATCATCGCAGAAGATGCACAAACCATCGAGGACCAGATGCAGCTGCCTGTGCAGACTGCCTTACCAGATGATCTCCAGCCAGGAACTGATGATGAGGCAGAGGCCGTGTTAGTAGCCCTTGAGGCCCAGGAGGATCTTGGCTCTGGAGAGGACCTTCTGGCTGCTGCACCACAGCCAGAACCTGCTCCTGAAGAGCCAGCTCCAGAGGCTCCAACTGCTGCTCCAGCAGAAGTCTCTACTGAAGCCGAGGCTGCTGTTGTGGCAGCGGAGGCAATATCCCCAGGGGAGGAAGCTGTACCTGCAGTGGCTGAGGTCAATGAGGAGACCCCCACTGTTGGTTCTGTTGTATTGGTGCAGACAGTGGCCCCTTTTGTTGAGGGGGTTGCTGTTGTACTCTCTGAGGCCTCCCCTGAACCCTTTACCCCTGATGTTCAACCTGTTGTATCTGAGCCAGCAGAGGCCCTAGTGGTGGTGGAAGAGGCAGCAACTGAGGTCGCTGAGGCCCCTGCAGAAGTGTCTGCTCCTGTGGAGGCCTCTGCCTCCACAGGAGACTCTGCTCCACCTGacaatgcagcagcagaaactgctTTAACAACACCAGCTAAATCCTTAGAACCAGCACCAACTGAGGCTGCAGCACCAGGTGAAACTGTAGAACCAGCTGAGGCTTCAGTACCTACTGAAGCTGCAGCACCAGGTGAAGCTGTAGAACCAACTGAGGCTGCAGCACCAGCACCAACTGAGGCTGTGGCACCAGGTGAAGCTGTCGAACCAACTGAGGATGCAGCACCAGCACCAACTGAGGTTGTAGCACCAGGTGAAGCTGTCCAACCAGCTGAGGCTGCAGCACCAGCACAAACTGAGGCTGCAGCACCAGCACCAACTGAGGATGCAGCACCAGGTTCAGCTGTCGAACCAACTGAGGTTGCAGCACCAGCACCAACTGAGGCTTCAGCACCAGCACCCACTGAG GCTTCAGCACCAGCACCAGCTGAGGCTGCATCACCAGCACCAACTGAGGCTGCAGCACCAGGTGAAGCTTTAGAAGCAACTGAGGCTGCAGCACCAGGTGAATCCTCAGCTCCTGTAGAGCCTGTAATAGATACTGAGATTGCTGTGGCCACTATTCCAGAGATGCCTCCATTATCCCCTGTCACAGATGTAGCAAACACTGAGACTGCTGCTGAAGAAGCCACAGACCCTCCTGCAGCCCTGGCTGAGGCCCCTGCTTTGGCTCCACAAGCTGAATCTTCTACTGCTGAACCTGTCCacacagcagaggcagcagtgcCCCCACCAGCCGTTTCAAAGCTGCCCACAGAAGTAGCGCCTGAAGCTTTACCAGCGACTGTAACCTCTGAGTCCAAGGTGGACAACGCGGCACAGGATCCTGTGATTGAAGCCCCCTCAGCACCAGCCCCTGTTGCTGACCCAGCACCAGAATCTTCATCCTCAA GAGCCACTCAAGATACAGAGAGCAAGAAAACCAAAGAAGGTTGA
- the LOC109632055 gene encoding skin secretory protein xP2-like isoform X1 produces MGCSSSSAQTVDQEKRPGTKPEESNGDTAGVRNGIIAEDAQTIEDQMQLPVQTALPDDLQPGTDDEAEAVLVALEAQEDLGSGEDLLAAAPQPEPAPEEPAPEAPTAAPAEVSTEAEAAVVAAEAISPGEEAVPAVAEVNEETPTVGSVVLVQTVAPFVEGVAVVLSEASPEPFTPDVQPVVSEPAEALVVVEEAATEVAEAPAEVSAPVEASASTGDSAPPDNAAAETALTTPAKSLEPAPTEAAAPGETVEPAEASVPTEAAAPGEAVEPTEAAAPAPTEAVAPGEAVEPTEDAAPAPTEVVAPGEAVQPAEAAAPAQTEAAAPAPTEDAAPGSAVEPTEVAAPAPTEASAPAPTEAAAPAEVLEPAEAASPAPTEASAPAPAEAASPAPTEAAAPGEALEATEAAAPGESSAPVEPVIDTEIAVATIPEMPPLSPVTDVANTETAAEEATDPPAALAEAPALAPQAESSTAEPVHTAEAAVPPPAVSKLPTEVAPEALPATVTSESKVDNAAQDPVIEAPSAPAPVADPAPESSSSRATQDTESKKTKEG; encoded by the exons ATGGGGTGCTCCTCATCCAGTGCACAGACTGTGGATCAAGAGAAAAGGCCAGGTACAAAGCCAGAGGAGAGCAATGGAGACACAGCAG GGGTCAGAAATGGTATCATCGCAGAAGATGCACAAACCATCGAGGACCAGATGCAGCTGCCTGTGCAGACTGCCTTACCAGATGATCTCCAGCCAGGAACTGATGATGAGGCAGAGGCCGTGTTAGTAGCCCTTGAGGCCCAGGAGGATCTTGGCTCTGGAGAGGACCTTCTGGCTGCTGCACCACAGCCAGAACCTGCTCCTGAAGAGCCAGCTCCAGAGGCTCCAACTGCTGCTCCAGCAGAAGTCTCTACTGAAGCCGAGGCTGCTGTTGTGGCAGCGGAGGCAATATCCCCAGGGGAGGAAGCTGTACCTGCAGTGGCTGAGGTCAATGAGGAGACCCCCACTGTTGGTTCTGTTGTATTGGTGCAGACAGTGGCCCCTTTTGTTGAGGGGGTTGCTGTTGTACTCTCTGAGGCCTCCCCTGAACCCTTTACCCCTGATGTTCAACCTGTTGTATCTGAGCCAGCAGAGGCCCTAGTGGTGGTGGAAGAGGCAGCAACTGAGGTCGCTGAGGCCCCTGCAGAAGTGTCTGCTCCTGTGGAGGCCTCTGCCTCCACAGGAGACTCTGCTCCACCTGacaatgcagcagcagaaactgctTTAACAACACCAGCTAAATCCTTAGAACCAGCACCAACTGAGGCTGCAGCACCAGGTGAAACTGTAGAACCAGCTGAGGCTTCAGTACCTACTGAAGCTGCAGCACCAGGTGAAGCTGTAGAACCAACTGAGGCTGCAGCACCAGCACCAACTGAGGCTGTGGCACCAGGTGAAGCTGTCGAACCAACTGAGGATGCAGCACCAGCACCAACTGAGGTTGTAGCACCAGGTGAAGCTGTCCAACCAGCTGAGGCTGCAGCACCAGCACAAACTGAGGCTGCAGCACCAGCACCAACTGAGGATGCAGCACCAGGTTCAGCTGTCGAACCAACTGAGGTTGCAGCACCAGCACCAACTGAGGCTTCAGCACCAGCACCCACTGAGGCTGCAGCACCAGCAGAAGTGTTAGAACCAGCTGAGGCTGCATCACCAGCACCAACTGAGGCTTCAGCACCAGCACCAGCTGAGGCTGCATCACCAGCACCAACTGAGGCTGCAGCACCAGGTGAAGCTTTAGAAGCAACTGAGGCTGCAGCACCAGGTGAATCCTCAGCTCCTGTAGAGCCTGTAATAGATACTGAGATTGCTGTGGCCACTATTCCAGAGATGCCTCCATTATCCCCTGTCACAGATGTAGCAAACACTGAGACTGCTGCTGAAGAAGCCACAGACCCTCCTGCAGCCCTGGCTGAGGCCCCTGCTTTGGCTCCACAAGCTGAATCTTCTACTGCTGAACCTGTCCacacagcagaggcagcagtgcCCCCACCAGCCGTTTCAAAGCTGCCCACAGAAGTAGCGCCTGAAGCTTTACCAGCGACTGTAACCTCTGAGTCCAAGGTGGACAACGCGGCACAGGATCCTGTGATTGAAGCCCCCTCAGCACCAGCCCCTGTTGCTGACCCAGCACCAGAATCTTCATCCTCAA GAGCCACTCAAGATACAGAGAGCAAGAAAACCAAAGAAGGTTGA
- the LOC109632062 gene encoding 2-iminobutanoate/2-iminopropanoate deaminase-like has translation MAALIRRIISTSRAPAAIGPYSQAVVVDRTVYISGQLGMDPASCQLVEGCVQAQTRQALENMGEILKAAGCGYENVVKTTVLLADMNDFTNVNNVYKQFFSSNYPARAAYQVAALPRGGLVEIEAIAVLGPLTNVS, from the exons ATGGCTGCGTTGATCCGGAGGATTATCAGCACATCCAGGGCTCCGGCTGCTATCGGCCCGTACAG ccAAGCAGTGGTGGTAGATCGGACAGTGTACATCTCGGGACAGCTGGGGATGGATCCTGCCAGTTGTCAGTTGGTGGAAGGTTGTGTTCAGGCTCAGACCAGACAG GCTCTTGAAAATATGGGTGAAATCCTTAAAGCTGCAGGCTGCGGTTATGAAAATG TTGTCAAAACCACAGTGCTCCTCGCTGACATGAACGACTTCACTAATGTCAACAATGTTTACAAGCAGT TCTTCAGCAGTAACTACCCAGCCAGAGCTGCCTACCAGGTTGCTGCACTTCCGAGA GGTGGACTGGTTGAGATTGAAGCAATTGCTGTTTTGGGCCCTCTCACCAATGTTTCCTAA